The Gavia stellata isolate bGavSte3 chromosome 1, bGavSte3.hap2, whole genome shotgun sequence DNA segment CTTATAATTTTTACATACccagaatattttctgaaggGGAACCTAGCTATTCAAGATGCGTTTAAAATTGCCCTTCAATCTTGCAACCAGCAATACCAATCTGTCTCAGTATATTCAATAAACtttatgcaaaacagaaaatgggaaataaaacaacatttgCCAAAAGTAACTATTAATGCTGGGCTGCCAGTCAGCCATTTCATTATCTCAGTACTTCCAATGCAAATGTGAACCTCTGCAATATTAATATGGACTTAATTCACAAAGATAGTATTTAAGTCTTCAAAAAAGTCCAGTGTAACAGTTGTGAGAATTGGAATAAAATCTGTAATAAGGTTTAATAActctattttaaatgtaaagatTTCCTCACACCAATGCATTTTACTAATTCCCTTCAAAGTGTGCAAGCCCTATTTCcaatgcctttttaaaacaacataGGCTTTAGATGCCATTCTTTTCTTCTACAAATTCCAGATATTTTCCTGttagaagtatttttcaaaataaatgtttcaccAAGTGCTTCAATaaggcagaaaacaaatgctttttttaaaagtctcatTTATTGTTTGCCTCGTATGTTCCCACACTGCATAACCACACATTGAAAATTGCTGCTGCACAACTAAGGGAAGCCATATACtaaaaaaatgaacactaaGTAGTACATGCTGAATGCACAGCACAGGTAAATTGcagtttcacttaaaaaaaagccacccaCACTTGcattgatttcttttcatatttcttctatttaaaaCCTAGttctggaggggagggaggaggtagGGTGAAACATCTCCTCCCCCTTTCAGGGGCTGCTCAAGTACTTGTCATTTTTGGTTCTTCCTCACAAAGCTTGGGCCACCATGCACGCACAGTGAGGTTATGGGAGGTATTCTATCATTATCTCTACCTTTCAAGCCACTGATATAGAAAACAAACCTAAGCAATGTATTTATATAGACAAaactcttcccctgcccccccaaatCAATATAATTGCAACTGAAAGAGCAGGTTGATTGGCAAGGTCAACATCAGATGACCAGCCTGCACCATGAGAGCACTACCAATTACTGAACAGGATAAAAATACTTAGAGTAGGTACATAAAGCTGCTATTAGTCCATGTACAAAATAGCTGTGTAATGTACTTAAACTCACATAGAGATACTGAAAGCAGTGCTTCTGcaacagtgaaaggaaaaaggtaAATTACGTTTCAGAGGAAGGTAATAATCAGCCAAAGCCAAGTGGTTAATTTAAATACTTCATCTTGAACAGCAACCTCAGAAGGCACACAGAACTCAAAAGACGGCTCAGTCAGCCTTCAATGACGCACAGAATGACACACTGTTTCCTTCTCAAGATATAGGGAGAGTTCTTTAAAACATGATTGGAAGatgaacaactttttttcctttactggTCCCCCTACCAAGTCTTTGGAGGTTACAAAGTACAAAAGTGAGATCACATACATATGAAGAATGGCACATAGGTGTTACATTATCTCAAATAGCAGTATGAGAAATCATTCAATCTGATTTTGGTATTTTGACAATCCTCCGAAATAGACACCAATCAGTTAATATTGAAGGCTGACCTACTTTGATCTATATTTTACAGCTACACAGAAGCATACATATTCCCTCTCACATACCCCATCAACTTCACCTTTTAGAATGAACCTCATTTCAGATTAAATTTACCTTCCAGAGGCCCTGAGCACTGCTACAGATCAGGCCAAACAGTATCTTGAATAGCACAATCAGCATTTCCAAATAGCAGCAACAATACAATAACATAGGTTACTCAGAGTTGAAGGCATTTACTAGGTTCCTGGGTTTTTGCATGAATGCCATGTTGCTTTCTatattgatttgttttaaaaaagtcattttaaGCTGTTTTACCAACAGCAAGAGTACTACTTTTTGACTGTCCTTGGGACTTTGAATTCTCCTCGCACTACAACAGaaccgccccccccccttttaaataatatgaaaaGTTGCAAATCAGTTTCTAAGAATCATGCAAAAAGCCACTTGCAGCAGCCCATCATATACTATCAGGCACAAAGAATGGGAGTGGTTTCTATTAGTATAACCCATGCTTCTGCCCCTCTGCAAAGTTCTCAcattcaattattttatttaagaaaaaaatcaagcttaTTCTGTTACAGAGGTGCAGTGTAAGTGTATCAGAGGAGGcattattttaaacaagttttcaaacacaaaaggCTTTCCCAAAGCTTTTATGTAATAATTTCAACACAGACAGAGTAAGTATGTTTATTGTTTTACAGCAGAATGCCCcaatttaagaacaaaattgCTAGATGTTCAGCTGTGCAAAATGGTACATAGTGCTTCAGTACAAGTGGAAAAGAACATGATTTGTTAGCAAGTACtttcaaatacaattttatGGTCCTAGAAGATAGGACTTGAAACCGGGGACTGATCCATaggcaaacaattttttctGCCTAAATTGGACCCAGCCACTTTGGACCCATAACCACTGATTCCtcattgctgaaaaaaatcaccacaCTGAATTGCCAGATTCAGTGTCTTCATGCATGTTACCGAGAAATGGATCAGTCCTCTATGTCAGTTTCTAGCCCCATCTACAAATATCATCTGGCTCCGATAAATAAGACTCACAGGAATTTCTTGAAGGTCAATGGTCCATAATGGTAGTTATTCTACATGATCTGCTCAACTTGATTTCCAATTCTAGTTAGGCTGTTTAAATGACTTTCTTGAATTCATCGTACAGCACAAGCACAAAAGCACCCCCCATGCCTCTGAGAACATTAGACCATGCACCCTTGAAGAAGGCCTTTCCTCCCTCATCCCTTGCAATCTTGCGCCAGCAGTCAATTGTTCCAGAGTACATGAtatcagctgcagaaaaagagcaaagagtCATTTTTAAGTCCTATGATTGTATCTAAGATGTTTTTAACAACTGCCCCATTGCACTTCTACAGCTACTTCGTGATGTCCCAAACCACATTTTAAGAGTGTAATACAATACTTAGGAAGCTTTTCTATTGCCTGAACTATCTGCTTGCTTGGTTATTAAAAGCTAagtcacaaaataaaaacattaagcaTTTTTTTGGCAATTATACTGTCCCCTAACGACCTTCATTTAATTTGTCATTACAAACAGGCAGTCCATTTGCCCATTTCATATTCTATAAGGAAAAGTCCTCAGCACAACTTGCAAAGTTTGTCAGGAATTATGAGCCCTACTGGATTTCCTCATATTATTTAGATATAATATAACTTAAATCATATTTATGGAACAAGGAACTGTAAGTGCTGAGGGATCActgttaggaaaaaaggaactCTATCTTATTAACGCTGCTTAAAAGAACTCACAAATTAACAGCCTACCTCCTTTGCGTCCTGACTGCATCATCATTCTACGCCGCACTGTATCAAAAGGATAGGAGACCACTCCAGCCACAGCAGTCACCGTCTGGGCAATCATCCAACTGATAACAATATGAGTATTTCTGGGATCTGGGAGCATGCCTGCAATAAAAAGTAAGTAATTAGCTTTTTATCTTGTACATCCTCCTCCAGTTCACTCACTGCACGACAGCTACTTTACTAGAACTATTATGAAACATTGTAAAGCCATCTTTAAAGTTGCAACAAGACCCTTGATAAACTTTAAACACGCTGAAGCAATATAAAAAAGTTAAGGAAGTTCAGAGGATTTTCTTCTCAGTAATCAAAACAAGTAACATTTAAGCACCAGGATTCTTTTCAAACTAGCATAAGAAGAGATCTAACTATTCCCTCctctttttagaaataaatgtcaCTAAATTAAGTCACTGTCCCTGTGAATTACATTAAACTATCAACAACCTCTATGCCCAATGTCAAGCTTAAACAAGTGCTTTCTAAAAGCAGTGCTCATTCCCATTCTGGCTAAACACACTTGAATTGGTCTAATATAACTACAGTAATgcactaaacaaaaaaacccttgtaATTGTATATGGTTACCAACATGCTTTGATGGCACTAAGAAGAACTCTTATGTACAAATACAAAACCAGGAGTACCTGAACCTAGCCTGGGGCCATCAATACATGCCCGAGTTTTGCCTTGAACACTGCAGTGTCACTGATGTTGGCACCAACACCCCTTTCCACCTCCATGCTCACATAAACTATAGTTACTACACAAAGAATAACATCCAAGAATAGACATAAAGAGACAATACAAATCTGAAAATAGGTTTATCAGAACCCCTCTGAAATTTTACCTTTTGCTGTATCATAGATCCCAAAGTAGGCAGCTCTATAGATGATGATGCCTTGGACAGAGACATTGAACCCTTGATACAAGCCACGCAGACCATCAGACTTGGTAATTTTGACTAGACAGTCCCCTAGACCAGAGAATTCTCTGTCTGCACCAGCTTTTCCGACATCAGCAGCCAAACGGGTTCTTGCAAAATCCAAGGGGTAGACAAAGCAGAGGGAAGTGGCTCCAGCTGCACCACCAGAAGCCAGGTTACCAGCAAAATACCTCCAGAATTGAGTGTGCTTGTCTACACCTCCCAAGAACACCTGCTTATACTTATCCTTGAAGGCAAAGTTGAGAGCTTGAGTTGGGAAGTATCTGATGACGTTTGCCAAGTTTCCTCGCCAGAAAGACAGCACTCCTTGTTCCTTTGGAATACGCACTACACAATCAATGATACCCTTGTACTGCTTATCAGCGGCAATTTGTTTACTTGCATGTTGTACCtgcaaataaaaacatgtattttgacTGTATGCCTTGGCAGGTCTGCACAATAGCTGGGCTTAAGTTGGCTTATACTAGGAAACAAAAAACTGTTAATGCTGAATGCCTGATAGTGGCTGTGCAAAAAGATTAAGCCTCTGTCAACCATGATAAACCAGCTGTGACAGCAAActtcccagcaaaagctcctggCTCAGTCTGAATCTTAAGActaagaaaaactgtattttggtGAAGACCAAGGAACTCGAGGACTAACTTGAGTTAATTCTCCAGAATTGAAATAGGTTTTATTGAATAggttttacacacacacaaaaccagatAATGTATGCAAAGGAAGAACCGTAGATACAGCATGTCTTGTACAATcctaaaaaccagaaaaaggcTAAAAATTGTTTCCCAGCGTCTCCAGAGCTCCAGACTGGCCAAAATAGGAAGGGCCAGCCGCGAGGAACAAGGGCAAGCAAAGACAAGTAGGTGAAGACCAGGACTACCTAGAGCCACGAGCCCCTACTGACAGAGCCGGGCCTGCGGGCGGAGGGGGCGCCTGAGCGAGCCGCATTAGGACAGGACTTCCAGCCGGGGGTGAGGGGCGGGCGGAGAGGGGGCCGTCAGCCCTGCGGCCGcccaccccccccgccgcccACGGCGAGGCCGGGGGCCGCGACCGCCGCGAAGGTCACGCGAGTCACCTTGCTGCGCCAGGCCGCCCCACGCCCCGCCCCAGGGGTCACACGAGGCCCCGCGCGCCGGTCGcaggcccggccccgccccgccggcgggcCAATGCGCTGATTGGCCGCGCCGTCACGTAAAGGTCACCAAGATGGCGGCGCACTGCCGCCCTCCCCCCCCCGTCCTCTGCGCGCTCGGCGCCAGCAGCGGGACGGGAGGAAGTGACCCCCTCGCCCCTCCCTCCCGTACCCCGGCGCCACGCCCCCGCCGCAACGCCGCGCCCCGCGTAGCGGAACCGGCtcccccaccgccgccgcggGCGCCCACCGCCCACGTGACCTCCCCGCCAGCCATCGCCGACAGGCCGCCGTCTCGCGCGCGCCCTTTGTTCCGCGGGGACGGCGCCcgccctccttccctctcccccgcccccggcccgcgcgGGCCTCAGCAGGCGCCGGCAGGGAAAGGTGACGGGCTGCCCCCACTCCCGCCGGGCTCGGCCGCGCCGCTGACCTGGAGCAAGAGCTTGACCCGCTCGATGGGCGCCACCGCCGTCTTGCTGATGGCGGCGGCGACGCCGCCCGCCAGAAAGTCCTTGAGGAAGGAGATGGCCTGGTCCGCCATGTTCGCGCCGCGTCTGAGCCTCCGGGAAAGAAACGCCGCTGCCGCTCAGGCCGAAAAGGCGGGACCGCTGCCGCGCATGAGCTAAATGCCGGGCcctgccggccccgccccccggcgCCCCATTGGCCGCACCGCCCCGAGGGCGGGGCCTCGCCTCCCAGGGCGGGAGGGGCCGGGTCGCCTCAGGGCGGTGGTTACGGCGGGCGGTGGCGCGCGGCTCCCCCTCGCCCCCGGCCCGCGCGCCGGGCGGGGCAGTGCCGCTCCCTCCCCCCGCACACCCCCGCCCCTGCGGCGCCAGTGGCGCAGCGCCGCGTCGCCCAGGGCGCCCTGGGCCTGCCGGCCCCCTCCGCCCGCGGCCGCCACCTCTGAAGGGCGAGAGGCCTCGCCTCCGCCCGAGCGcggcccccgcggggcggggcggagcggcgcggcggaCCCGGCACCGCAGCGGGGCCCGTCTggcctggcccggcccggctTCGCTCGGGCCGCAGCAGAGCGTGCAGGTCACCGTTGCTCGCGCCATTATTTCCGCCACAGCCGCGCTCCGAGGCGTTCTCTGCTGTCGCTTTGTGCCGTTCTCGGTAGAGCACGCAGGAACCTGTACAATTTAACAGGTCGCACCTGGCAGAAACGGTGTGCGCCACAGGGCCGGGCACGAAGCAGCGTGCGAGGCGGCGGAGCACCGGATTTGGGGTACGGGTTTGTGAGCCCGGCTGGTCAATCAGCGGGACAACCAGGCCAACTGGGAGACCAGTTTGGTGGTAGCTGTTGGAAGCCAGTGTAGGATGGCGGCATCGCTTTCTGCGTGGggccctgggcagcagcagcaactgtTAGGAGGAGGGGTACAGATTTGGGGCACTGTCTGGGCACCAGCAGGTTTTCCTGCGCGCTCGCCACCCTCAGGGTAACGCTGATCAAAGGCATCTCCTTGTTTCCAGGTTATGTTCCCACCTGCTCCTCCTCGCCATTGCGGTGCCAAGCGTCACATTGGCAGGCTTTACTGGGCAGTCACTGAACAGATCCGAGACAACGAAATGCCAAAGAACTTAATCACGTTTTCCTAGAGGGATGATGGGGAAGCGTGGTCCGGCTTCTTGTTTGGGTGCTCAAAGTTATATGCTGTAAAAAGCCGTTCTGCAGGTTGCCCAAGCAGGCGCTCATGGCAGGGCCTCTGCCCCTACAAACACAGGCCTGGTCTCTGTCAGTAATTTCTGCTAATTTTACTGTATgctgaaactgaaattttataCCTAATGGCCAAACTTCTGTCGGAAATTATACCTATTCTTTCTAAAAGTAAGACTTGAAATTGTTCTAGCTGGAGGGTGTTAGTTCACATGCACCTTTTGCAATTGCTTTCAATTTTAATGGATGTTTCCTATAAAAGTAAagccaaacttttttttaaaatagatgacTGGTGAACCACAAAGTTGCAGTAGCTGAGGTGTCCGAAACCACTGCTTACACATGTATGTACTTTGCAGGATTTTAAAATGAGAGCATCTCTCTCGGAGGGTGTTGTGAGAACAAGATGTGCCAGGCATGgcctttctctctgctgtaATACAATAGACCGTGTATTAGATGTCACTATACTTTTTTTTGCACGTAAAAAGATACAAAGTAAATTGTGTGCTATTTTATATTCTAAATCATAATACATATACAGTGAAGTGACTCCTGTGCCCACACAGGGTTAGGCACATACAGTGTTACAGGACCATATTTTGGATGTAATTAATGAAAGGATGTGGTGCATATTCTCAGGCAGGCACACACAGCTTAGTgtggtattttttgtttaaaaaaagctcaTAACTGAATGTTAATACTCTCGTAGCACAACACAATGTGTGCAAGACTGGGGGTTTTTCCCCATAAAGTTTTCTATTGATTAAAAAAGAACTTCATACTCAGGGATTCTGAAACGTTGTTGGTTTGAAAAATTAAGGTAAAACATACGTAACGTTTCTGATGTGAAACTGTTCACTCAATAGTTGTCCTGCCCTGTTCACCTTGGGCGCTCAGACGCATCTGACTGGGGGAAATCCTTTTCTCTTCAGGACCatgcttctccttctgtttctgcacttcttttttccttttctgttctttatctAATCTCATATTCTGCCATCCCTTTTGTAAGAGCTCACAAATTAAGTAGGGctaaaaaggaggaggaggatgttcTTGAACCACATATGATACCCCCACATTTCATCTCAAATTATAATCACAGGTGAAACTTTTGCTTTTATACAACTGCCTTTTCCAGAAACCTCACAAAAGGCAGAGGAGTCTGTCTTGACTCTCTTgagaagctgctgctccagTGTCCAACCTTGACTATGCCATTGCAGTAGCAGTTTCCAGACTTCATTAGACAATGTTTCTTTATTTACAGTAGAGAGTGTAACATAAAATGGTATTAAAATATGGTGATGGAGTATTGAAATGATACCTGCATTAACCTCCTGAAACAGGGGCAAAGCGATGTGTGCTGGTCTAAAAACTGGACTATTCCTATTGCACCAGGTATGAAGAAACTGTGATTTCTCAGCAAGGTGAATACTGCCGTAGGGCTGCTGATACCATTTGTGGTCAGAGACTTGTTTCTGAGGGTACTACAGGTGTTGTGCAGCTACAGTATTACTGCCATCAAATGATGCCAGAATCTTCAGGCATCTTTTTACCCAAGTTCAAAATAATTGCAATCAATCTCTCCCcctttttaaaagtaacttcAGAAAGCTGACGTAACATTTCTTGTTTATGATATTGATGGGAAACTGAGAATGTATTTGCATAATTATAAAACATCAAACATGACTAGAGACATCCAGATTTTCCTactaaatcaatttttttctaggTTTTAATGCAGAGAATGACATCTAACAAATTTCCTGTCAATCTGATTTTGACATTTGTGAATCCATGTTGTTCCAGTAAGCCTCGATATTCAGAGCcacttctctccttcccctctgtctGCACAAGCATGTTCAAAGACTGCAACAGAGCTGTGCTCCTGTTCTTCTTCTCATCATCCAATACCATTTCAGCCAGCAAAATCCCACAGcctaatttaaaaacaaatgcatgcaACAGTACTAATCCATTATCAGGCAAAAGAATTTCTGCTACCAGTTATAAGGGTACAAACTACAAGACACAGGTGATTTCATTTATCATTTATGGATTTGCTCAGTTATTAAATGACTAATCCACTATTAAATCTATAATCCACTCCTCTCACAAAAACCAGGAAATTCACTTCCACGCTATGGAGGGATCAAACACTCTCAAGTCAAGTCACGTCTCTTTTCAGGGGAAGAGGGGATGACTTCTGTAGACTTGGCATGAGAGTTATGGACAACAGAGTAAGACAGGAATAGTAGTTACATCTCTCTGGGATATATTGCTGCGTCACATTCATATTAAAATGGTGCCAAGCAGACAAAACAGTGGATGGCAAGCATTAAAGAAGCAAAGTTGTCCATATTGTACATTACTTTTGTAGAAACTGAGGTCTTTGTGGGGGGACTGACCTAGGAATGTGGGCAGAACTTAAATGATCCTGTTTAcacacagcctcttcctccaTCTTCAGACCCatgaggggaaagggaagacGAGAGGGCTACTGACAAAACAAGCATTGTTTCACTCATTGCGTTTTGGCCTTGCATCTTATGCAGTGGTTTCTCTTGGCACAGTGGGGGTAGGAGGCCACCAACTCAGACCAAAATAGCAGCATTTTACAGTGATTTTAGTACTATTAAGTGCTGCATAACATTCACATCTTTCTGACCCTTAAGACAATGCCCTCTGAGCCATTCCTACCCGTACACCTCAGACATTTAACAATCgacaaaaagtaaattaaacGTAACACCGCAGTCTCTTCTCCAAGAGACTGCGATCTGTGGATAAAATTGCTGGCTGAGACCTCAGTGTTAACTATCAGGAGTCACGGAAGTCCTTCTGACAGCTTATTAATAAATGCCCTGTTTCTTCCCTGTATCATCAGCTACGTTACTAAACGCAAGTTCAAGCCACCTACCCTGTGATGAACCAATGACACAGGTGTGCTTCACAAAGGAAAAGGATTAGCCAAGCATGTCTGAGGTGAGCCTGAACCTACGTTATCTGTCCAGTAGGACTTTTCTGCCCTAATTCAGTAATCCATAGATTACATAGCTGCATTTCAGCTAGCTCGCTTAAATATGTTCTATCCACTATGAAATGTATAATCACTTTTCTTAGGAAAACCAGGAAATTTCCTTTCACAGATAGGTGAGACGAATCATCCTCTGAAAATGCCTATTTTTCTACTGATTGGAGAGCTCAAGGGGACCACATGATTTGAATGCCTAATATTTAGGTATGTAAAGTCAGGGTGATGAAGCCGGTTTGTTATGATTCAGTGGTTTCTATTCCCTCTCCCCATTCCCATGTGATTCTCCTTTGCCTTCAGAGAGACCTGGGAATCACTGTTCCTGGTTACACAGCAAACATTGCTAGGTAGAGTAATGCAGGACTATCATTTCTAAGTCACCGTTATATTACAGCTTTGGAAGACCGTGTCCAAATTTTGTACACTCTGAAAGGAGGACACAAATAGAAAGGTCCTTATAATTTGCCACGGAAAGTTATTTGGGACATCCAGATAACGTCAGGGTAATCTGGAAAAAACATACCCAGAAAGCACAACCAATGTGGGAAGAACACCTTCAAAAATCAAGACACAGTAAATTAAGCTAgtacagggaaaaagaaaaaaacattctctcTACAGTTAATGAAGGTTTACTAATGTAATTGAAATTTCTTCATGAGAGGGACTGAAACAGAGCTAACTTTCATCCTTTTCTGGAAGCATACTTTGAGGAAGAAATTTTGGCCATGGTTttataggaaataaaaattaatggtCATAACAGTCTTTTCTGAATTGGAAAGTAATTTAATCCAGATTATCATTGTTTAGTAAGGACATAATTTCCAGCCAAAAGATAGgggtggaaaaaataaagtgccAGCCctccaaaacctttttttaaaaacaaaacattaaatacTTCCACTATCCAGGACTCAGCTAACACATCCAAAACTGAACTGACAGCACACAAAGGAGCTTGGCCATTAAATAGCTCTTCCTAAGCTTTTGCGCTGGGTGACTCAGATGACATACTGCCCTTTGCTTCTGTCCCATTACTTTTCCAGGCACAAGTACTGTTAATAGCTGTAGCAAGGTCAAAAATTGATATAAAAATGATTGAGCTACGACAGCCAACCAAGATGTGTCTCTTCTTTCTTACAAACATCTCTGTCTTCAAGGATTCTTACCTCAGCATTCAGTAAGCAAGTGCTGAAGTTCTTGTTTCTACTATTCATCTATCATTCTGTTAACCCCCATGATTCTCCACctcaaaaaattgttttctgtgcatTACATTTCCCCTAAACTGTTGTTAAGGCAGAATGTGGGTAAAAGACAGCATCCTCAAGAAGGCATAGCTGCATGTCACTTCCCAAGGAGCAACACAAGACCTACAGGCTTTTTTGGCAGTTCATTTGGATTTTAAAACTTACCCCCCTCATTCTTCATGTCTTAATTAGTGAAAAGGCACAAATTTTCCTCAGCTATGCCTATTGCTTAAGAAGTCTTTTCAGTGTAGCACCATTAAATCCACCCCTTCTACCAGTCAGCAAAAGATACCAACTTTCTCCAGAGCAACTGAAAAACTCAATTTGGACataaatgagagaaaatgaGTTTATATTATTTCTCAGGTGACTGGGCAATGTCAAATGATTATAGAACAGCTTAGGCTGAAATGGACCACAGAGATCtccagtccaacctcctgccTGAAGCGGGACAGCTCTACAGTCAGCTCAGCTTGTTCAGGACTTTGTTCTCAGATCTTGAAACCTCCAAGGAACGAcattccacaacctctctgggcaacctgctccaatGCCTAATTATCCTGAGAGTGCAAAGCTGCGGTGCAGTACCACAGACACCATGCCCAAGGGACTAATGCTTAGTGTGTATAGAGTATTGTGCTTTAATCACAGAGTATGTTGAGGTTGTGTGGTAGCCAAGCACATTCTATTCAAATTTTACAGTCAGATACATAGTACTTAGAGGCACAGTTTTAAAGTCTGTGACAGTTACAGGTGTGCCAACTTTAGGATTGAAATTTTCTGACTCACAGAGCTTATAGCAGCTTGAAGAATAGCATTATGAACTTTATGAATAACTGTGAGATGAGAAACATCTGATTGCTGGAATAAGTCTCAAAATAGAAACCTGTTAAGCGTAATGGCAGGCTTCATGTcaatatggaaaagaaacattttaaatttactcAGTTGTTGAATATTTTGCCTTatctttttaaatgtctgtacAGATGAGA contains these protein-coding regions:
- the SLC25A6 gene encoding ADP/ATP translocase 3; this encodes MADQAISFLKDFLAGGVAAAISKTAVAPIERVKLLLQVQHASKQIAADKQYKGIIDCVVRIPKEQGVLSFWRGNLANVIRYFPTQALNFAFKDKYKQVFLGGVDKHTQFWRYFAGNLASGGAAGATSLCFVYPLDFARTRLAADVGKAGADREFSGLGDCLVKITKSDGLRGLYQGFNVSVQGIIIYRAAYFGIYDTAKGMLPDPRNTHIVISWMIAQTVTAVAGVVSYPFDTVRRRMMMQSGRKGADIMYSGTIDCWRKIARDEGGKAFFKGAWSNVLRGMGGAFVLVLYDEFKKVI